A stretch of the Arthrobacter sp. PAMC 25486 genome encodes the following:
- a CDS encoding DUF3054 domain-containing protein, translating into MTQTKTTPKILLYTAAADIVLVLAFALSGRRSHSESLTAGGVLATAWPFLAALAAGWLVTRMWKAPLRLWPQGVCLWLITVAGGMLLRILSGSTAELPFVIVATLVLALFLLGHRLIGARVTRRTQQPRN; encoded by the coding sequence GTGACACAGACAAAAACCACCCCCAAAATTCTTCTTTACACGGCCGCCGCAGACATCGTGCTGGTGCTGGCGTTTGCCCTGTCGGGCCGGCGTTCACACAGTGAAAGCCTCACGGCCGGCGGCGTACTGGCCACGGCATGGCCGTTTCTGGCAGCCCTGGCCGCGGGCTGGCTCGTCACCCGCATGTGGAAGGCGCCGCTGCGCCTCTGGCCGCAAGGCGTCTGCCTGTGGCTGATCACGGTGGCGGGCGGCATGCTGCTGCGCATCCTCTCCGGCAGCACCGCCGAACTGCCGTTTGTCATCGTCGCCACCCTGGTTTTGGCGCTGTTCCTGCTCGGGCACCGGCTCATCGGCGCCCGCGTGACGCGGCGCACCCAACAACCCCGCAACTAG
- a CDS encoding VOC family protein: MSGIGTCLWFDGRAEEAANFYVGLFPNSRIGEIARWGSEGPGVPGSALTVAFELDGRSFRGLNGGPEFTFNEAISFELYFDSQAELDAKWNALTADGGEESMCGWLKDKFGVSWQLVPTMMPGVLNGPDAEGSGRAMKAMMGMRKLVIAELQAAYDGQ; this comes from the coding sequence ATGAGCGGCATTGGTACGTGTTTGTGGTTTGACGGGCGGGCTGAAGAAGCCGCGAATTTTTATGTTGGGCTGTTCCCCAATTCCCGGATCGGGGAGATCGCCCGCTGGGGCTCCGAGGGGCCCGGCGTTCCGGGGTCGGCACTGACCGTCGCCTTCGAACTCGATGGGCGCAGTTTCCGGGGATTGAATGGCGGCCCCGAGTTCACGTTCAATGAGGCAATTTCCTTTGAGCTGTACTTTGACAGCCAGGCGGAACTGGATGCGAAGTGGAATGCCCTGACTGCCGACGGCGGCGAGGAAAGCATGTGCGGCTGGCTCAAGGATAAGTTCGGTGTTTCCTGGCAGCTGGTGCCCACCATGATGCCGGGCGTGCTCAACGGTCCCGACGCTGAGGGTTCCGGACGGGCCATGAAGGCCATGATGGGCATGCGCAAGCTGGTGATCGCGGAGTTGCAGGCCGCCTACGACGGCCAATAG
- a CDS encoding ATP-binding cassette domain-containing protein, with the protein MTFGTTPVTHVGLNEFDPPNPDVWPATLAPVQQVLREGLDLGRATIFVGENGSGKSTLVEGIAMAYGVNPEGGSTGAMHHSRPTESNLHSGLRVRRNPGASKYGYFLRSETMHGFFTYLEDNPSTGRPDIRFHEMSHGESFLQLITDRFRGGGLWILDEPESALSFSGCLSLLSVLTQLLDEGDSQVILSTHAPMLASLPGANIYEVGRWGLRPNVWEDLELVQNWRSFMDAPQRFLKYL; encoded by the coding sequence ATGACGTTCGGTACAACGCCGGTGACCCACGTCGGCCTGAATGAATTCGACCCGCCCAACCCCGACGTCTGGCCAGCCACGCTGGCCCCGGTGCAGCAGGTCCTGCGGGAGGGCCTGGACCTGGGCCGTGCCACCATCTTTGTGGGCGAGAATGGTTCCGGCAAGTCAACCCTGGTCGAGGGCATTGCCATGGCCTACGGCGTGAATCCGGAGGGCGGATCCACCGGCGCCATGCACCACAGCCGCCCCACCGAGTCCAACCTCCACAGCGGCCTGCGCGTGCGGCGCAACCCTGGTGCCAGCAAATACGGCTACTTTCTGCGCTCCGAAACCATGCACGGCTTCTTCACCTACCTCGAGGACAACCCCTCCACGGGCAGGCCCGACATCCGCTTCCACGAAATGTCCCACGGCGAGTCGTTCCTGCAATTGATCACGGACAGGTTTCGCGGCGGCGGCCTCTGGATCCTCGACGAACCCGAATCGGCGCTGTCGTTCTCCGGCTGCCTCTCGCTGCTGAGTGTCCTGACGCAGTTGCTGGACGAAGGCGATTCCCAGGTCATCCTCTCCACCCACGCGCCGATGCTGGCATCCCTGCCGGGCGCCAACATCTACGAGGTGGGCCGCTGGGGGCTGCGGCCCAACGTCTGGGAAGACCTTGAGCTCGTGCAGAATTGGCGATCCTTCATGGACGCGCCGCAGCGGTTCCTGAAGTACCTTTAG
- a CDS encoding putative transposase yields the protein MALKTPEEGSKELTVTVTSAMHNQAMTPLWEAENVLIAAEKAHKKIPAKLHLGELNPGQQVLDTEVKMIHTGIRMAAYNTAMTIAREIRTNTGYRRANQEAHALMRQMFNQTGDIDTSEPGHLTIRLDPLPTKAKTAAAAELCAHLTSTKTRYPGTDLILKYAIKTKAPALIN from the coding sequence ATGGCCCTGAAAACCCCGGAAGAAGGCAGTAAAGAGTTGACCGTCACGGTCACCAGTGCCATGCACAACCAAGCCATGACGCCGCTCTGGGAAGCAGAGAACGTGCTGATTGCTGCGGAGAAGGCCCACAAGAAGATCCCGGCGAAGCTCCACCTCGGAGAACTAAACCCCGGCCAACAAGTCCTGGATACAGAGGTGAAGATGATCCACACCGGGATCCGGATGGCCGCCTACAACACCGCGATGACGATCGCGAGGGAGATCCGCACCAACACCGGCTACCGGCGCGCCAACCAGGAAGCCCACGCCCTCATGCGTCAGATGTTCAACCAGACCGGCGACATCGATACCAGCGAGCCCGGCCACCTCACCATCAGGCTCGATCCGCTGCCAACCAAGGCCAAAACCGCGGCCGCCGCCGAACTCTGTGCCCACCTCACCAGCACCAAAACCCGCTACCCCGGGACCGACCTGATCCTCAAATACGCCATCAAAACCAAGGCTCCGGCTCTCATCAATTAA
- a CDS encoding SDR family NAD(P)-dependent oxidoreductase, which produces MAKALAAQGLTVFIGSRDLARGQEAVSNIGHGAMAVQLDVTDAASIAATADRINREAGRRDVLVNNAGISNTLKGTLTMDDYVPAARASRASLDEVRAVWDVNVFGVLAVYQAMLPLLAQLAGARIINVSNRVGSLAANADPRYPAHGQFGPTYPASQAVLSTITLAIMVELEQTGFKVNLVSPGFTSTNLNNFAGTQSVEDGSREVVRGALLGQDGPTGIFTRWENETIPW; this is translated from the coding sequence GTGGCCAAGGCGCTCGCAGCCCAGGGACTGACCGTGTTCATCGGTTCGCGAGACCTGGCACGCGGCCAAGAAGCGGTCAGCAACATCGGTCACGGGGCCATGGCGGTGCAGCTCGACGTGACCGATGCGGCATCCATCGCCGCCACTGCGGACCGCATCAACCGGGAAGCGGGCCGCCGGGACGTGTTGGTAAACAACGCCGGCATTTCCAACACCTTGAAGGGCACCTTGACCATGGACGACTACGTGCCTGCGGCCCGTGCCAGCAGGGCCTCGCTCGACGAGGTCCGCGCGGTGTGGGACGTCAACGTCTTTGGTGTGCTTGCCGTCTACCAGGCCATGCTGCCCCTCCTTGCGCAACTGGCGGGCGCTCGCATCATCAACGTCTCCAACCGTGTGGGCTCACTGGCGGCGAACGCGGACCCGCGCTATCCAGCCCATGGGCAGTTCGGCCCCACCTACCCGGCATCCCAGGCAGTCCTGAGCACCATCACACTCGCCATCATGGTGGAGCTGGAGCAGACCGGCTTCAAGGTCAACTTGGTCTCGCCGGGGTTCACCAGCACCAATCTCAACAACTTTGCCGGCACCCAGAGCGTTGAGGACGGATCCCGTGAAGTGGTGCGTGGGGCGCTGCTCGGCCAGGACGGCCCCACTGGCATCTTCACCCGCTGGGAGAATGAAACAATTCCCTGGTGA
- a CDS encoding GntR family transcriptional regulator produces MLIRLTPNEALPLHEQIAQALREGILNGSIRDGERLPSAKALGDSLDVSLHTVLRAYQGLRDEGLIELRRGRGAVVTAVPESTRDSAAKILDDAINQLKGLELPAETILGLFRSRLESTQTP; encoded by the coding sequence ATGTTGATTCGACTGACACCCAACGAGGCGCTTCCCCTGCATGAGCAGATCGCCCAGGCGTTGCGTGAGGGCATCCTCAACGGCTCCATCCGCGATGGCGAGCGGTTGCCGAGTGCCAAGGCGCTGGGTGACTCGTTGGATGTCAGTCTCCATACCGTCCTCCGCGCCTATCAGGGATTGCGGGACGAAGGGCTCATTGAACTGAGACGGGGGCGGGGTGCTGTTGTCACTGCGGTGCCGGAATCCACCCGGGACAGCGCCGCCAAAATTTTGGACGACGCCATCAACCAGCTCAAGGGCCTTGAGCTGCCAGCCGAGACGATCCTGGGACTCTTCCGTTCACGACTTGAAAGCACCCAGACACCATGA
- a CDS encoding response regulator transcription factor codes for MGGTGATKINTRLRGRVIVLTTFNLGKYAFGGLSAGASAFLLKSTTPDIPTQAMRTVAGGESAVEQCVTRALVEHCVRTTAAVGGPARPGRSAVELLSRRRHDVFPCIATGLSNTEINQRLYLTPTTAKNHINRILAKPGMGDRVQTVLVAYTLGLVH; via the coding sequence ATGGGCGGCACCGGGGCCACCAAAATCAACACCCGCCTCCGCGGCAGGGTGATCGTACTGACCACCTTCAACCTCGGCAAGTACGCCTTTGGCGGTCTGAGCGCGGGGGCCAGCGCCTTCCTGCTCAAAAGCACGACGCCGGATATCCCCACCCAGGCAATGCGCACGGTCGCCGGCGGTGAATCCGCCGTGGAGCAGTGCGTCACCCGGGCACTCGTGGAGCACTGTGTGAGGACCACTGCGGCAGTTGGGGGCCCAGCGAGACCGGGCAGATCCGCCGTCGAACTTCTTAGCCGGCGGCGACACGACGTCTTCCCGTGCATCGCTACGGGACTATCCAATACTGAGATCAACCAGCGCCTTTACCTGACGCCGACAACTGCGAAGAACCACATCAACAGGATTCTCGCGAAGCCGGGTATGGGAGACCGCGTGCAGACCGTGCTCGTGGCCTACACACTGGGCCTGGTGCATTGA